The genomic interval AACGCCGCGCAGATTGACGAACTCGCAGTCCTTGGCGAGGATCTCCATACTGTCGCGGCTATACCAGTGATCGATCCAGAGTTTGGCAGCGTTGGGGTTTTGCGCCTTGGCGCCGACGGCAACGTAGTTGCTTTCCGCCAAATAAGCCGGCAGTCGAACGTAATCTAAAGGCACACCTTTCTTGGCCAAATCGCAGACGTATTTGACGTAGTTGATGCCGAGCGGTTTCTCGCCGCTGCTGATGGTTTCAACCCCCGGCGTAAAAGAGTTGTGGAGCATCGGCCGGCTCGCGGCTAATCGCTGGATATATTCGTCCTCTCTCCCCTGAGCGCCCAGCACCGACTCGAGGCTCGACAACCATTTCACCATCGAGGTGTGCACCGTCGGGTCGGACATAACGGTCTTACCGTCCCATTTGGGATCGACATAGTCCCAGTAAGACTTCGGCGCGTCGGCCGGCTTGATGTAGCGCGTGTTATAGATAAAGCCGATGATCGAGTTGCGGTAGTTGGGACTATAGAATTCGTGATGAAAGGCTTTGTCGAAATTAGCCGCCGCTGGAGTCTGATATTTTAGAAACATTCCCTCGCGGCGCATGATTTCCATGGCGTCGACGCCGGTGAAAAATACATCCCAGGTCACCCGACCGGTGCGAAACTCGGCCATCGCCCGGTCCATCACCGCCGTCGTCGAGGCGCGCCAGTAGATCGGCTTGACACCCGGATACTTCTTTTCGAAGCTGTTCAACATATCCCGCATGACGTCGTCTTGAATGGATCCAAAGATCGTGACTTTGCCCTCGCGTTTCGCCGCCTCGAGAATTTCTTTGTTCTCTTGGGCGAAGGCAACGCCGGTCCGCGTATCGGCGCACAGGAGCAGAAGAAAAACCCCAAGGCTCCGTCGCTTCCAAAGGCTTTTCATGGTTCCTCCTCGAACGATTTTAGACATGGGAGTCAAGCCGTATGCGCCAAAGTCAAAACGAAACCGTCTTTAGCACTGCCATCGAAAAGCGTGCGCCACAAATCGCCCAAGCCCGCACCGCAAGAGGCGCAAAGCGGGCGATTTCATATTGTTGAAGTGCCTATTCGACTCACTGCCAAAGCTTTTTGAAAAACCCTTCGTTCTCCAACTCTTCGACATAGCGATTCTCGTAGAATGCCTTGAGCCGCGTTTTTTGCGCCAGGTTGGGATCGACGAGGCGCGACGACGCGAGCTGATCGATCATCATCTGCAGCGCGTCGGGCGGTGTTTTGAAATCTTTGAAAAAACTTTCCATGGCCCAACGGTAACTCTCGTCGAGTGATTTCGCATCGGTGACCTTGGTGTATTTGCTTAGAGTCTTGATCGCGAACTCTTTGTCGTCGTGCAGGCGTCGCAGACCTTCGGCGATGGACTTGATGAACCGTTTGACGACATCCGAGTTCCTCTCGGCCCAGGTGCGCTTGGCCATCAGGCCGTTCTCGGGAAAGCGTAGGTTCATTTCTTTTAGTTGCTGCGCTCCAACGATTTCACGATAGCCTTTTTCGCGCAGGATAATGTTGTTGGGCGGATTGACCATGGCGCCATCGACATTGCCGGTCATCATGGCGGCCATGGATTCGGGAATGCCCCCGGTTTGAATGATCGTCACATCGCCCACCCTCGCGCGCCGCAAAATCGAATCGGCTGTCAGGTGAGATACCGCGCCGATGCGGCTCACACCGACCTTTTTGCCGCGCAGTTGTTGCAGGCTGGTGATCGAAGGTTGGACGTACATCGGCGTAGTAAAAGTGTGCACGATGCATGCGACTGCGATAACATCTCCGCTTTGCAAGACGTTGGTGACGACCGTGGGTCCTAAGCCGCCCGCCAGTTGATTCTCGCCCGCGAGAAGCGATTGCACCATGATCGGCGATGCGCCTTCGAAATACATCTCGACGTCGAGTCGGTTCTTTTCAAAGTACCCAGCGTCTTTCGCGACGAACCAAAGAAAGCCGCTAGCGGAGAGCGGCGCATAGGTGAAGCGGACTTTATCGAGTTTTTCAGCGGCGTTTGACACTGGCGCAATGTGCAGAACCCCTAGGACAATAGAAAGGCCAATGAGCCTATTGGCACGAACTTTCATAGCGACTCCCATCTCCAATGAAGTTGCGTACACCTAGTCCAAACCTGACGGTCTGTCAACTCATTACAGCATCCAGTAGCAGCTGTGTTTTTGTCAAGCGGTTTGAAGTGCAAAAGTTTCAGACCAACGAGTTTTGTTGTTGATCATGGCGTTAAGAAGGGTGACGAGTTTATGCATGCAACCGACGTGAGCGACTCTGGAAGGTTGCCTTTAGCTTTGAGGAATTTGTAGAAGTCTCAACACTCTCCCAACTGCGGCGCTAGCTTGAAGATCATGTTCTGAGACCTCGTCGAAGGGCCGCCATCGAAGATCCGCCGGTGATCGTCAAAATCCTCGCTCGGGCGGCTGCGTCGCCCAAGCCAGCCAAAGAAAAAACGCGTTTTCATCAACAGAAGGGTAATTGACACCCCCGCCAGTTGAGCGATATAGCTCCGATCAGAAAAAAGTTGGTTTAAATGTTCCTATACAGCACGGCTACAGCCAGGTGGAGGGTGCGCGACACGTAAATTCACTACTCCACGCTAAGCGGGATCATGAACAGAGTACAGCAAGCGGCCAACTGAGCACCGCCAACGCGCCGGCGAAAGCCCTAGTGATCGCGTTCCCCAATCGTTAGATTTGGCAACAGATTCCCGTGAAACGGCGGACGCAACAGAACAAGATCTCTGAAAGGCGTGGCGTTTTGACAAGCGATTAGAGCGGCTATATCACCGGGCAGAGCCTTTAGGTTGACGGCGGGATGATCTTCAACTGAGTTATGGGCGCAATCGATTGCGACAGGAAGGCTTAATTTTTATCGGAGGAGAGAGTTATGGCTGAGGCATATCGACTTTACGCCGGCACGCAAGCCGGGATGATTCTTTTTCGCGGCGTTGGCGATATCTGGACGTCAATGGGTGGTTCGAGAGAATTCGAGCCCTACTTCAAAGACAAAGTGGTGGATTCCGTCTACGGTTGTCGGCACAGCCCTGAAACTGTTTTCGCCGGGGTCACCTTCGACGGTCTTTATCGCACCAAGGACGCCGGACGGCACTGGCAGCGGGTTCTCGAAGGCGATATCCGCTGGGTCACCGTCGATCCGACGGATGAGCGGGTGATCTATGCCGGCACCGAGCCGGTTCATCTTTACCGTAGCGAAGACGGCGGCGATACTTGGGAGGAGATCAAATCCCTCGTGGAAATGCCGGCTGATGTCAAATACAAATGGTATTTCCCACACCCGCCGCATCAGGGTCATATCCGGCATATCAATATTGATCCAGAAAATCCCAAGGTTATCTATCTTGCCATCGAGCATGGCGGCGTCGTGCGCAGTTTCGACCGCGGCCAGACTTGGGAAGATGTCAGCGACGGGTTCGAATATCCAGATATCCACATGGTGGTCCGTTCGCCGGGCAGCACGACGAGATATTTCGCTGCCACCTCGCGCGGCTTTTTCATCGCCGACCCGCCGGAAAAAGGCTGGAAGCGCGCCGAAAAGGGAATGGAGAGCGACTACTTTCATGACGTGATCCATCTGCCAGGTGAACCGGCGGCGATGTTTGTCGCCGCTGGACATGGCTCGCCCCAGTACTGGGATCAACCAGGCGGTGTCCAAGGACGCATTTACCGCAGCGAGGATGCCGGTCAAAGCTGGCGCCAAGTCGGCGCCGGATTGCCGGCAAAGCATGCCGCGATGTGCTGGCAGTTGGCTTATAACCCGTTTCATAAAGATTCCATTTTCGCTGCCTTCGGCGACGTTGCCCGCGGTCATACAGCCGGCCCTCCCGGCCAGGGGGCGATTTATGTAACCTATGATCGCGGCGACACCTGGGAAGAAGTTGCGCTTCAGAAGCGCGGCACAAAGTGGCTGCAACCGCCGGCGATTCGCGTACTCTGGGCTGCTGCGGATCAATAGCAGAGCGCAATGGTTACTTGGAAGGTTGGAGTTCTGGAGTATTGGGTGTTTAGAACCATCATCGCATTTGGCCGAATGTTTGAGCCTCGGACGCATGGTTGGTGTGACTATCGCACGGAAACTACCGCTCAATGAGGCGGGCGTTGGATTGGTCCTAGAGGGGCGAATTTGAGAGGAGCCAGTATGTTGAGATACAGGATGCACCTTTGCACGATGTTGGTAGCCATTGTCATGTTGATTGTTTCCGCGGGTGCGTTGTCCGCCCAAACAGATCCTGTCGCGGATTTCTATCGTGACAAGCAGATCCGTTTCATTACGGCGTACTCCGCGGGTGGGCTGTTCGATACGGCAACCCGCATTTTCGCCCGGCACATTGGCAAGTTCATTCCGGGCAAGCCCAATATCTGGGTCGATAACATGACCGGCGCAGGCGGACTGATCGCGACCAATTACCTCGCCAACGCCGCGCCGCGCGACGGCTCGGTGATCTTAAACCTGGACGGCGCATTACTCCGATTGCAAGCTCTCGGTAATCCGTCGGCGAAATTCGATGCCCGCCTATTTAACTGGCTGCCATCGCCCGGCCCCGATATTCAAGTTTGCTGGGTCGCTCGGCAGAGTGCCTGGACCAGCATTGCCGAAGCCATTGGCTCGACAAAAGAACTCAAGCTAGGTGGCCTTGCCCCGGGGACGTTTCCTTCCGATAACGCTCGTATTCTGCAAGCTGCAGTGGGAGTTAACATCAAGCTGGTCGATGGTTTCAAAGGCGTGACGGAAGTCCGCCTTGCGACGGACAGCGGTGAAGTGGACGGATCTTGTTCATCCTACGAGGGAGTTCAACGATCATTTCAGAAGGAATTAAAGAGCGGTGATATCCGAGTCATCGCGCAAATTGGTGAAAGGCCTTGGCCTGGACTCGAACGCGTGCCCAACGCGATAGACCTGGCAAAGACAGAGCGGGGAAAGTGGCTGCTGCGCGTGGCTGTGATTGGTGCCAACGACATAAATCGACTATTTACGTTACCGCCTGGGGTTCCGGCGGCGCGGGTGGCGGCCGTCAGGAAAGCATTCGATCAAACCTTTACTGATGCGGATTTTCAAGCGGAGGTCGAAAAGGCGCGCGTCGTGATCCGGCCCATTTCAGTCGAGCGTATCAAAGAAATCGCCCTGCTCTGGTTGGATATGGCGGATGCCGAGAAGAAAGAGATGCAGAAAATTCTCAAGATAAATTAGCTTCGCAGAACGGCCTGTCTCGGGTGCTCATGGCATATCCGCTCCGCCGTTGACGAGCAGAGTTTGGCCGGTGATATAGCGCGCATCGTCCGCGAGCAAAAACGCGACTACGCCGGCGACATCGCTGGGCTGGCCGACTCGGCCGAGGGGCAATAGCTTGCCTCGCTCAAGTAATTCTTCGCGCGAGCGAGCCTGTAATGCCTGGGCGGTTTCCGTCGCTCCGGGAGCGATGGAGTTCACTCTGATGCCCTTGGGGCCAAGTGCCAACGCCAAGGACTTTGCTAGGCCGCGCAGACCGTGTTTGCTTGCCGAATAATGAATGCCAAGGGCATCGCCCCTATAAGACAAACCCGACACCGTAAAGATCACGACACCGTCCCCTTGCGCTATCAGTAACGGCGCCAATTGGCGAGTGACGAAAAACGGCCCGGTCAAATTGGTGGCGATAACGCTCTCCCAGTCGTCAAGGGTGAGGTCCAGAAACGAATGGCGCGGAAAGATTCCAGCGTTATTAACGATGCCGTAAAGTGGCACACTCAAGTCGTGGGCGGCGCCGGCTAGCTTTAGGACATCATCCGATCGGCTCACGTCGCAGCGTACGAACTGCACGGCGAAACCTGCTTTGCTCAATTCCCCCTGAAGCTGGCCGCCCTGGGCACTGTCAATATCGCCGAACAAGACTTGATAGCCGTCTTGCGCCAACCGGCGCACGATTGCCGCGCCGATACCGTTGGCGCCGCCGGTCACAACCACGGCGCGTGACTTAGGAGAAACTGTTTGCGAATTCATCACCGGAGTTTGGGATTCCAAGCATCATGACGATCGACCGACGGGAGATGATCCACTTCGGTGCTGCCAGGACGGGGGTTATTGCCAAGCGATATTGAGCTGTCTAAGCCGCCGCCGATACTCGATGGCCGGTGTATCGGGTCCCTTGAGATGGAGCTCTTCGCTCAAATCCGTCGGTAACTCTTCCGGCCGTTGCGCTTCGACGATGACTTTGTCCTGCGCGAAAATGGTCTGGTGCTTCTGGTTCAGTAGATCGTCGGGTTGGTGGTCGCGATAATTGCGCCCGGCAAAGCGAAAAAATCTCGTTTCCTTGGAAGACATCGGCGTGCAAAGGTAAATATTGGTGTGCCGCTCGACGCTTCCTGGCTGCCATCTTTGAATGAGCAGCATGAAGGGGAGAATGACGACGTAGCGTTGTTTCGCGGTTAGATCAGGATTGAGCCGGTTTACCGGGGTGTCGATTTCATATTGGAAACCGCCGTCGATGGTTTCCAGCTTCACTTCCGGACATAGTGGGTTGGCACGGTCGCCGAGTATGCCCGGATGAACCCAAGCGAAGTGTGAATAATCGGCCAGGTTTTCGATCATTCGTGCGGCGTTCGCATTCCAGCGGCCTTCGGAAAAATACGGTTGCCAATTAAACGACGGGTCGTAATACTCGGGCGGAAATTCTGGAACCTCGAAGCGCGGTTCGCCAATGCAGACCCAAACCAGCCCATATTTTTCTACCGCTTTGAAAACCCGCGCTTTGGCTTTTGCAGGTATCGATTGTCCGGTCGGGAGAGAAGGTATCAAGCTGCACGCGCCATCGACGCGATACTGCCAACCATGATAGGCGCACACGAGCTGGCCGTCGGCGATCCAGCCGAGCGAAAGGGGCGTGCCACGGTGAATGCAAAGGTCGTAAAAAGCGGTGATTTGGCCGTTTGCTCGCCACAGCACCAAGGGTTGATCCAGGAGGGTAAACTTGAAAGGCTTGTCGGCGATTTCGCTAGACTTTGCTACGGGATACCAATAGTCGTGCAGCACAGCCGTGCTCGGCGACGCCTTGACCGTATTGATTGTTGTCTCGGTTAGATTCATTTAAGTAAATCCTCGCAACAATTCCCAAAGAACTTCCGCTCTGCTTGGCTGCCAACTGCCGTGACGCTAACACCTGGCCGGCGCGGCTGTCAACAAACCCCATTGCGCTTGTCTATTGCGTATAACGCGGATAAAACACATGGCGGACAATTTCACGTGTCTCGTTCTCTGATTGACTCCTTGTCCGAGAAAGTTTTATAGCTGCGGTGGATGGCAAGCCGCCGGTTCGAAGCAAAAAGATAGGAGAGAACTTACGGTCAAGTCTCTTATGACTTTATTCCTTCAAACAGTCATTATTCTGTTAGATATTTGACTTTCCCCAGCCTGATAAGGAGGTTTGAAATGCCTGTCGTGGACGTGGATACGCACATAGATGAACCTGAGGAAGCATGGGCGACTATGGATGGTCCTGCTGCTCGTTTTCGTCCGATTACGGTGACACCGCCAGCGGGCACCGAAGCACCCGGATTCAGCTCTGCGGCCAGCCGTTGGTGGCTGGTTGACGGACGGCTACGGCAAAGAATGATTCGCGATGACAAATCGACGGGTACTACTCTGGAGTCACGCGAACTGCTTGACGTTCGCGTTCGTCTTGAACACATGGATCGTTCGGGAGTTGATATCCACGTGATTTACCCGACGTTTTTCTTACAATACATCACAGGCAATCCCGAAGTAGAAGTAGCGCTGGCTAAAAGCTATTGCCAATATTTGGCTCGCAAGTGCTCCGAATCAAAAGGTCGTCTGCGGTGGGTCGCAGTTTTGCCTTTTTTGGATATGGATGCGTCTGTCGAACTCCTACGTTGGGCGAAAGATAACGGCGCATGTGGCGTGTTCAAGAAGGGGATAGAGCACCGAAAGCGAGCAAGCGACCCGTACTTCTTCCCTATATACGAAGAAGCCAGCGCTCTCGGCTTACCCATTTGCGTACATACCGGTTTTGGGAATCCACCCGATGGGCCGGTCATTGGTCATGGTGATGGTCTGACTGGGCTGCCCGTCATGGATGCGTTTCATGCCCTAGTTTTATACAACATCCCGCAAAAGTTTCCGAACTTACGTTTTGGCTTTCTGGAGTCTGGTTCCACCTGGCTGCCTTATGTGATTGACCGACTGAAGGCCGAGAAAGAAAGGCGTCATTGGATACGACAATTCGACCTTGGGTCTGAGTTATTTAGGTCTAATCGTTTTTTCGTCGCGATCGACCCTATAGAAGATATCTCTCATGTTCTTGCTCTTGGGGCTGAGGATAATTTGATGATTGGTAGTGACTACACCCACTTTGATACTTCCGCCCAACCAGATGCATTACAACAAGTGCACCAATGGGTTGAGCAAGGTAGAATTAGCGAGACGGTTGCTCGCAAGATATTGGCAGACAACCCTTCGGCTTTCTACGGTTTTTAAGCTTTCCCGATTGAGACTTACCGATTGGGTTTGTCGAAGTCTGGATAGGATTTTTAAACCACCTTTTCTATGGCCGGAGCTATAGGGGAGAGCCGGCAGAATTGTCAATCGCTTTTCTGGTTGACGAAGAAATCACTAGCATAGCGGTCGGCTCGGCCGGAAAGCGGCCAGGAGAGGCGCGAAAGGTTGCTCTACGCGACGCTCGGTCGAGGTCCGGGCAAGCGATACCGTGGGCTTCGTTGTTGCAGCACGAGCGGGCCGGTGCGATTACGTTTGAGCCGTTCGTTGACGATGGCCGGCCGCTTGATGTAGCGGCACAGCTGCTGTAGATGCGCGCTCGGCGTCTCCTGCTTTAGTGTTGTCTTGCATAAACTGTTGCGAACCATATAAGCTCGCCCGTGAGCTTGATAATCGAATAGCCCCACGAGGAGAGCACTTCATGGCGACAAAGTTCCGCGGCATCTACATTCCTTTGATCACAGTATTTCATGACGATGGTGAAGTTGATTACAAAGCGACCGAGGAAGTTATCGAGTTCATGATCAACGCCGGTGTGCATGGCTTTTTTGTTTTGGGGTCGACGGGCATGGGCCCAGTCATGACGACCCAGCAACGGATCGAAACGGCGGAATTCGTCGTCAAGCGGATTAACCGGCGCCGGCCGGTCATTCTTCATGTCGGAGCTGCCGACTATCAAACCACAATGCAGCTCGCCCAACATGGCGATAAGCTCGGGGTCGATGCCATCGGCATCGTTCCGCCATACTATTTCAGCGACCATACTCCGTGGGAAATCTTCGAACACTACAAGGGCGTTGCCAAGGCGATCAGTAGCCCGATTTTTCTCTATGACAACGAAAAGTACTCTGGGTTTAAATTTACACCGGAGCTGGCAAAAAAACTCAAGGATGAAGTACCCAGTCTGTGCGGCATGAAAGCGAGCTATTATCCCCAGGCATTGCTGCTGGCGTATCTCGGCGCAATGCCCAAGGACTTTTCCGTGTTCTCCGGCAACACGATCGATTTGTTTCCCGCCGCGCCCCAGGGTTTATGCGGCGCGATTCCGCCGCCGACCGCTCATATTCCGGAGGTGATTGTCGCGCTTTGGAACGCTCTAGAAGCTAAGAAATATGACGAAGCGGCGGCGCTGCAAAAAAAGGCCGACGACTATGGTCGAACCGTGGTGCGACTGGGAATGCGTTTCGGTAGAACCGTGCATCGGGATGCATTTCGACTGCGAGGGCTCAATGTCAAACGCTACCCGCGCTGGCCGGCGGAAGAATTGAGCGCCGAAGCAACCGCAACGCTGACAGCGGCGTTGACGGCAACCGGCGTCACGAGCCGCTGAGTAGCAATCGATCTTACCGGCATCGCCGCAACCGCGATGCCGCTGCGCCGATCCGGTTCTTTATTTGTCCGCCGATCGGGAGGCTCCCGCGGGGTTTTCCGCTTGCGGAGTCGGCTGCTGGGGTGGCGCCAGGTCCCAACCTTTGGATGACACATCGAATATGACTCGGTTGGGCCCGCGGTACTTGAGCTCGAAATAGAAATTGTGACCCGACCCCGCCGCCTCACCTAGACGTTCCGCATCCGTGTCTTCTAGAACATGGGCGGCTGCGTCGATATCCTCTACGTGAAAACCCAGGTGATGCAGGCCTTCGTAGGAAACTCCGCCTTCCATATCTGCCGCCTCGTCGGTGGGAAAGTTCAGGAAAGCGAAGTTAATATGCCCGTCCGTAAGAAACACACCGCCGCCGCGGGGTGAAGTGGGCACACGCTTGATAAACTGAAGCCCGAAGACTTTCTGATAGAAAGCCGCGGTTTTCTCGGGGTCCTTGGTCGCGATGGCAATGTGACGAAGCCGCGCCATACTACCTCCTATAAGGTCAAATCGTTTACGATGTAAAGTAATTCTCGTCGCGAATCGCGTGGGTCAATCCGCCAAGAAAAACGCGCCAGTAATCGAAGGATTCTTTGGATGCATCGACAATCCCCAACCAGTCTTCTTCCGACTTGGCGTATTTTTCCAAAAGTCCCATGGTTTCACTCTTATGATCTGAATCAGCTTCGCGATGGACGCGGAAATTAGGAATCTGGTCAGGAGACAAACCCAAGTCTTCAATCCAACGCTTCTCTGCACGCGTCTGATGCGCCCCGCCGGGAATGATCTTGTCCATGTTGACGCGTTCCAGAACGGAAACCCCTCCGAGGGCCTGGACCCAAGGACGATAGATGGCTAGGTACGTCCACCCGGCCAATGCGGCGCGCGTAGTGGGCAGCGGTTCTGCGTTGATAACTTCTTCGGCCGTTAATCCGACCGCCTTGCCGTGGACCACCCAAAGACTGTAATGATCAGAATCGCAGCGTGGATCTCGGATAATCTCTTCGGCTTCATGCATCAG from Deltaproteobacteria bacterium carries:
- a CDS encoding extracellular solute-binding protein, whose translation is MSKIVRGGTMKSLWKRRSLGVFLLLLCADTRTGVAFAQENKEILEAAKREGKVTIFGSIQDDVMRDMLNSFEKKYPGVKPIYWRASTTAVMDRAMAEFRTGRVTWDVFFTGVDAMEIMRREGMFLKYQTPAAANFDKAFHHEFYSPNYRNSIIGFIYNTRYIKPADAPKSYWDYVDPKWDGKTVMSDPTVHTSMVKWLSSLESVLGAQGREDEYIQRLAASRPMLHNSFTPGVETISSGEKPLGINYVKYVCDLAKKGVPLDYVRLPAYLAESNYVAVGAKAQNPNAAKLWIDHWYSRDSMEILAKDCEFVNLRGVYPPLKDADKIKVIESAQRSEKDYKQLGEKYGKLFRK
- a CDS encoding ABC transporter substrate-binding protein, which gives rise to MYATSLEMGVAMKVRANRLIGLSIVLGVLHIAPVSNAAEKLDKVRFTYAPLSASGFLWFVAKDAGYFEKNRLDVEMYFEGASPIMVQSLLAGENQLAGGLGPTVVTNVLQSGDVIAVACIVHTFTTPMYVQPSITSLQQLRGKKVGVSRIGAVSHLTADSILRRARVGDVTIIQTGGIPESMAAMMTGNVDGAMVNPPNNIILREKGYREIVGAQQLKEMNLRFPENGLMAKRTWAERNSDVVKRFIKSIAEGLRRLHDDKEFAIKTLSKYTKVTDAKSLDESYRWAMESFFKDFKTPPDALQMMIDQLASSRLVDPNLAQKTRLKAFYENRYVEELENEGFFKKLWQ
- a CDS encoding SDR family oxidoreductase, with product MNSQTVSPKSRAVVVTGGANGIGAAIVRRLAQDGYQVLFGDIDSAQGGQLQGELSKAGFAVQFVRCDVSRSDDVLKLAGAAHDLSVPLYGIVNNAGIFPRHSFLDLTLDDWESVIATNLTGPFFVTRQLAPLLIAQGDGVVIFTVSGLSYRGDALGIHYSASKHGLRGLAKSLALALGPKGIRVNSIAPGATETAQALQARSREELLERGKLLPLGRVGQPSDVAGVVAFLLADDARYITGQTLLVNGGADMP
- a CDS encoding aromatic ring-hydroxylating dioxygenase subunit alpha; translated protein: MNLTETTINTVKASPSTAVLHDYWYPVAKSSEIADKPFKFTLLDQPLVLWRANGQITAFYDLCIHRGTPLSLGWIADGQLVCAYHGWQYRVDGACSLIPSLPTGQSIPAKAKARVFKAVEKYGLVWVCIGEPRFEVPEFPPEYYDPSFNWQPYFSEGRWNANAARMIENLADYSHFAWVHPGILGDRANPLCPEVKLETIDGGFQYEIDTPVNRLNPDLTAKQRYVVILPFMLLIQRWQPGSVERHTNIYLCTPMSSKETRFFRFAGRNYRDHQPDDLLNQKHQTIFAQDKVIVEAQRPEELPTDLSEELHLKGPDTPAIEYRRRLRQLNIAWQ
- a CDS encoding amidohydrolase, which gives rise to MPVVDVDTHIDEPEEAWATMDGPAARFRPITVTPPAGTEAPGFSSAASRWWLVDGRLRQRMIRDDKSTGTTLESRELLDVRVRLEHMDRSGVDIHVIYPTFFLQYITGNPEVEVALAKSYCQYLARKCSESKGRLRWVAVLPFLDMDASVELLRWAKDNGACGVFKKGIEHRKRASDPYFFPIYEEASALGLPICVHTGFGNPPDGPVIGHGDGLTGLPVMDAFHALVLYNIPQKFPNLRFGFLESGSTWLPYVIDRLKAEKERRHWIRQFDLGSELFRSNRFFVAIDPIEDISHVLALGAEDNLMIGSDYTHFDTSAQPDALQQVHQWVEQGRISETVARKILADNPSAFYGF
- a CDS encoding dihydrodipicolinate synthase family protein, translating into MATKFRGIYIPLITVFHDDGEVDYKATEEVIEFMINAGVHGFFVLGSTGMGPVMTTQQRIETAEFVVKRINRRRPVILHVGAADYQTTMQLAQHGDKLGVDAIGIVPPYYFSDHTPWEIFEHYKGVAKAISSPIFLYDNEKYSGFKFTPELAKKLKDEVPSLCGMKASYYPQALLLAYLGAMPKDFSVFSGNTIDLFPAAPQGLCGAIPPPTAHIPEVIVALWNALEAKKYDEAAALQKKADDYGRTVVRLGMRFGRTVHRDAFRLRGLNVKRYPRWPAEELSAEATATLTAALTATGVTSR
- a CDS encoding VOC family protein; its protein translation is MARLRHIAIATKDPEKTAAFYQKVFGLQFIKRVPTSPRGGGVFLTDGHINFAFLNFPTDEAADMEGGVSYEGLHHLGFHVEDIDAAAHVLEDTDAERLGEAAGSGHNFYFELKYRGPNRVIFDVSSKGWDLAPPQQPTPQAENPAGASRSADK